A stretch of DNA from Methanobrevibacter oralis:
ACTGAAGAATCAACGTTAGTTGGTAATAAATATGTATCTGGTGAAGCACCATCTGGAGTTAAAGGTAGAATGTCATTGTATGATAATATTATAACAAATGCAGAAGCAGCTGTTATCCTTGGAAGACCTCCTAAAAATTATAAAAAAATGTATAATACTTTAAATCATTTAATTCTTTTTGGTAGTGTTTCATGCATTAATCATCATAGTTTGGTGGTTAAGTTGATTAAACAGAAAAATATTCCAATTTTACAAGTTTCCTTTCCAACAACTAGGGATGAAATTATTCGGATGATTGGTAAAGTTAATTGTTTTTTAAAGAACTTAGATAAAATAGAGCCAAAGCTGATTAATGATGATAATTTAGATATTAATTTAAGAAAAAAACAAGATAAATATTCATTGAATGATTTTAAAAAGATAATAAGAGATAATAGTGGTGTTTAAATGAGGTTTTTAAACACCAGACTTTTTTGGAAAAAAATGTGGCAGATATTTTTTTTCCACTACTTGTGTTAAATTAGGAAATTGTGTGAAAACTTATCTAACACAAAGATTTTTCTTTTTGGAGAAAAATATTTTTATAGACTAATTTAATGTGTTTTAGTAATGTAAAAATTTAGGTCTTCCTAAATCTACATTACTTACTATTAACTAAGTCAAAAGTAGTATATAAATGTTACTATTTTTTTAGGTTTACCTAAATTATAATTTTAGAATAAAATAAAAATTTTAAAAAGAGATAATAAAGGTGTTTAAATGACGCTTTTAAACACCTGATAGTAATTTTGGAAAAAAATGTGGCAGATATTTTTTTCCATTTTGTGTATTAAACTAGGAAATTGTGTGAAAACTATTTTAATACATTCAATCTTTTTTTGGAGAAAAATATTATTAGTTGACTAATAATGTGTTGGGGTGATGTCAAATTTAGGTCTTCCTAAATATGCATCACTTACTATTAACTAAGTCAAAAGTAGTATATAAATGTTACTATTTTTTAGGTATGCCTAAATTTCATATCTAATAAAAAATTTAGGTTTTTATTTATAATTAAATATAGCTCCATAATAATGGATTGAAATATTTTACAATATCTGTTGCTATTTTAGTTAATGTTTTAGGATCATCTTCCATTTCATTTTCAATCCAACAAACAGTAAAGTTGTATATTCCGCCAATATGATAATAAACATGATATAATTCTTCTTTAGAACAATTATCGATGTTATATTTGAAACATTCAACTAAAACTTTTTGTAGTAAATAAATTTGTTTTTCTTTATGTATAATTATAAAAAAATCTTTATATTTGTAAAATGTCTCAAGAATTGTGATGATATATTCTTCTTTTTTTTGAATATTTTTAGCTTTATACGTAGCTATGAATTCATCCATTATTAGTTCTAATTTGTATTTAATAATATCTTCTTTTGATTTAAAGTTCCTATAATAAGTTGATCTGTTAATTTTAGATGAATCAGATATGTCTTTTATAGTAATTTTTTCATATTCTTCATATTTCATTAGTTCGATTAATGTATTGGCTATTTTTTCTTTACTATTCATTTAAATCACTAAAATTTGAAGTAGTATTCCAATATTTTATCAGCTCAACACCCTTTTCATCAATTTTAATATTTACTTGCCAAAATTTCAATTCCTTTTTTAATACTTTTTTCAACACTTTCTTTTATTTCTTTATAATTTGTGCTTGGATTTATTATTTTATATCCCGGATTATCATATTGAAAAACATTTAATAATATTGCTTTTTTGTTAAAGTCAAGAGAACTAGCTAATTCATTTATATGTTTTTTAAAACGTTCAGTTGATGAAAATGGCGTAGTTTTTTTAGTTTTAATATTATCATCATATTCGATTTGTAATCTTTGTAATGGAGT
This window harbors:
- a CDS encoding DUF2112 family protein; this translates as MKVAVIPDAAMMIVHLIGKNGHEYLSPTNLSEEKLRAKDPYDESTVDYDAPPYNMTEESTLVGNKYVSGEAPSGVKGRMSLYDNIITNAEAAVILGRPPKNYKKMYNTLNHLILFGSVSCINHHSLVVKLIKQKNIPILQVSFPTTRDEIIRMIGKVNCFLKNLDKIEPKLINDDNLDINLRKKQDKYSLNDFKKIIRDNSGV
- a CDS encoding TetR/AcrR family transcriptional regulator, yielding MNSKEKIANTLIELMKYEEYEKITIKDISDSSKINRSTYYRNFKSKEDIIKYKLELIMDEFIATYKAKNIQKKEEYIITILETFYKYKDFFIIIHKEKQIYLLQKVLVECFKYNIDNCSKEELYHVYYHIGGIYNFTVCWIENEMEDDPKTLTKIATDIVKYFNPLLWSYI